The DNA sequence TCAATTCCGAAAGTTCAGCATTAAGTTGGCTTTAGTTGTATTTATGCCTCGATCACAGTTCTGCTCCTTGGTATGAGACCAAGAGGGGAAAGTTAGACACACCTGTGAAAGCCTAGCCTAAGTCTCACATAGAGGGATAAGAACTTTTAGTTTAgtcatagtttttaaattaaataaacaatttgttTGAAGTATAATtagataatgatttttttttttttgtctttttcgttaccggcactcagccagtgagtgcaccagccattcctatataggatctgaacccgcagcgggagcgctccccgtgctgcactctcccgagtgcgccacgggatcggcccttagataatgataattttaaaatttgctaaaagattTTTCTAGCTGAAAGATTTTTGGTCAGTTAGGTCTTTAGCTATGACGAGGTGTTGTATTTCTGTCAATAGAACATGCATGGGTTAATTCATGGTCCCTGTCATCTTTTCCAGCCATCATCAGCGAATGTGcctgggctgtgggggagggtGGTTGCTGATGAGGCAGCTATTCTTCTCCACAGGACACAGCCCAGCATGTGCCTGGTTCAGGAGTGTCCGTAGAGTCTTCTTTGAATATAAAGCATAGAATAATCATCGCACTCCAAATATTTTATCCTCTTTACCTTTCAGCTGATTGTCTCTTCCCTTGAGTGAGGCACTGCCCCTAACCTAAAGACAACATGCTTGTGTTATCAGTAACATGTCTAGAGGGAGCAGTACACACACAATGACTCTTGTCTCTTTCACCCTGGGACCCGGGCCCTTTTTTCACCCAAAGTGAACTCTGCAGGTGACCTGTAGAGACATCAGAGGAAATCACCTTCTCGGTGGTCTTCCTTatcaagtttttttcctttatttttcagagatgtAACTTTTCTACCCTATTTCTGTCTCTTCAAACATTCTCCTCATTgtaatttgagaaacaaaaggattttttttatattcaatgttcttttctctttattttttatttgctttattgaaaatacatatttgtggaggatagagttgactatcagtatttgtgtataatacaTGATGgccaaatcaggacaattagcttattcatcattagaaTACATAAACAAAAGGATAATTTTAAGGGGATATTTTGGTACTCATGTTGAAACCCTGGAGatctttgtaaaattaaatttatgcatttatcttttccaaacccAGGCACTTCCTTTCATCAGATGGATTTCCAGCCTAATGGCAGGCAGTTATTTCCTAAACTGTTAGTATGGTAGATCTTGTGGTCTCTGATTTGAGCAAATCCAGAACTGGAAACCACATATCCCACTGTGTACAGATTGCTTTGAAGTTATTTCAGGATTCACGAAAGCTTCTTCTACAGGTCTTTTTCCGCCCTGTATGGGTTTTTCCGAAGGttaggtttcttctttttttttttgaaccttATCAGTCTCCCCCCACCACTCAATCACCACTTAATAAGTGTGGTCAGCTTGTTTTAAGGTGCTTAAAATTCATTGATGTTTCCAGGAACTTTTGGATAAATTGATCACCTGTTGGCCACCTGCTCAAGTTTTCCCAGGGTCTACCCGGGACAGGCTTCTGTGCCCAGGGCTTGTTTTGAGTCCCCACAGCCAGTTGGGTGCAGTGATTATCCATTTCTCATTCTCAGTGCAATCGTTTCAATCCTGAGGGCCTGGCTTGACCAACGCGTGGAGGACTTCCGAGAACCCCCTCACTTCCCGTGCTTACAGAAGCTGCTGGATTATCTCAAACGGATGATGCCAGGCTCTGACCCAGAGCGAAGAGCACAAAACCTTCTTGAGCAGTTTCAGAAGCAAGAAGTGGAAACTGACAGTGAGTACTGCGTTTGCTCACAGGGAAAAGCTAGATTCTGATTTCCAGCCTCCACGTTGGAGGAAAGCTCTCCCTATGCCAGGTGAATAGGAAAGCTTGGTGCCCTCAGAAGACAAGCTGCTGGAGGATTGACATGGGCATAAAATTCTCAAGGTTACTGAGGTGCTAATTACAGAGCCTTACAGCTTTAGAGCAAAGAGGGTGTTTTTCAAGACCACCTAGTTTgctccctattttatagatgagaaaacagtggAAACTGTGgctgagagaagttaagtaatttcctAGGGTTTCTTCTGTTACCAAGAAGAAGAGGGTCTCCTGGATGAGATTTTTATATTCCACCATCAACATGTACCATGCTGAACTTGCTTTTCACTGTTTGCCTGATAACTCCTCCTTCTATCAAATGTAAACAAGCACCCCCATCCAGCAGACAAGAAATTAAATCTGATTCTGCTCCTGCCCTCCCAAGAGCTCAGAAAAGGTATTTCTCCTTCAGGGTAGAAAGCATCACTGTAATGTGTCCCCTGCCAGAGCAGATTACCATCATTTAGCATCTCTAATGGCCTCAGCAAAGGAAGTTTCTGTGGCTGTTTTTTCCTATTTGAGGAATTGACCCCCCATTTTCAAGGACAAAGGAGAGGCTGCCATTCTAGGTCATGGGGTGTTTATAACTATCAGGCTTTGAAGAAAGTCAGAAAGAGGTTAGGACAAGCTTCCAGCATGACGTTTTATCTTCTCCCTGGGGTGCTGGTGACGGTTGCCATGGTGGCTGACCCACTTGGAGCTTGTGACAGGCATTTCTCTGAAGTGATGGCTGATTTCCTCAGGGAAAGGAAGCGATTCCTTGGCACTGATCAGGGAAGCTGCATCAGCTCCAAAGAAAATAACCTCAAATTCTTAACAGTACCTGCTGCATTTTTTATATTTGGGGGAGCGGAGAGGGCGAAATGCAGTTGCATCATTACAAGCAGACTGCCAGATACTGTGTATCTCAGGTGACTTCATCTGCCGGGAATGTTTGAATAGCAGGGGCACACCTCCAGCTGCAAGCCTCAGCTCCCTTCGGGGCCTGCACACCTGGCTTTGCGCTGGAGTGGAAAACGCTGTGTTGGAGCCCAGCTCTCCCCATTGGGGCTGCTCCTGGCTCTGTGCCTAATTGGGGAACCGGTGAGACCAGTTGCTCATTGTTTCCAACCCAGGGACTGGAAGGCAGAGCTCATTTGGCAGGCCGAGGCAGGGGAGAAGGAGATTGCCTTGgttcccatgtgtttattttaccCAGTCTTAACGCCAGCAAAAGCAACAGGCTCTCCTGTATGTTTCAAAAGTAAAATCGTGCTTGAAGTTTTTACTTACTTCTGGAAGAGAACGAAAAGCAGAAACAATGAAGGCATGAACTAGGCCCCAGAGAGAAAGGACCGTGTACTCTTCATGCACAGCAACATTCTAGACATATGAACATATGCGGCTGCCatgagtgtttgttgaatgaatgaatgagatcatgcCTTAGCACAGACCTTGCTTGGCTGAAGTGGGTCAGCCTCTGCATTGCAAGGTGGTTGATACATATCTATACAGTAGCTGGCAAGAGGGATCAGAGGCCCATTCTGAACCACTAGACCCCCAATTTCTCATTCCTTCACTGAATGAGAGTACCTGAGTAGTGTGGAGGGAAAGTGATGAAATCAGACTGTTTAACATCCCCCATATCATGGAGTGTTTTAGCTTCCTTTAGCTGGCACTTGTTTGTGTCCCAGACTTTGGGGCCAGGCAGTAATCCCCTCCTACCTCTTCCAGTCCCCATTTGCATGAGGACCTTCAACTCCGGGGTAATGGGGCAATCTTTAGGTTACATACCTGCCACCAGAGTAGACAGGTACCCACATGCTGCCCTGGTAGGGGAATTGTTGTAGGGCCCACACTTAGCATTCCCTTTCCCCTACAAAACTAAGAAAAAGCTACCCTCACTTGATCCAAGATGCCTAAAagtcattcattctacaaagaaagagagaaaagctttaaaatataaatgttcttCTGGGGGAGTAGTAACTGATTTAAATTTCTGCTGAGATATGACTGAATGCAACTAGATCTTTTTTTTGAAGGGGGATGAGGTGAGAAACAGCCCAGGAATTGGGGAAAACCTCCAGGGAAGGGAAGCTGAGGATTCAAGTCAAATTTCATCCAATTCTAGTTTTTTCCAGATGGAGACTGGAGGTCCTGTTTTAGGTGCTCGGCCCTTCAGCTTTTTATTTGGAGTCCTgggtaatgatttttttcttacttcttcaGGCTATGCCCTATGTAATTTGCTAATTGATGGGCTTGTCTATAATAAGGCTCAGATGAATTTAGTTTAAGGCTATATTCTGCTGCTTCATGCATACTTAACTCTAGGTGGAAGCTGAAAGGGACTCTGAACATTTAGAGAATTCTGAGGACTTTGTCAGTATTTCTGATACCACAATGGCCCATTCTACCCCCAAAGCCTGGCCTGTCTTCATGCCCAGTCCTTCTAGGCTTCTGGTTAGAAGTGGCCCAGAAATTAAGAATTACATGGTCGGGGTTCAGGAATGACTTGGTTTAGTCCTGGAGCTGATCGGAGAGTTTGAGGGTGCCCACAATGAGGGTGACCCCAAATGTGGGCCCCACTTTGCTTCTCCAGATTTTGCCTAACCTGGCTCTGTCCTTGGCGTAGGAACCCGTGGTTTGTCAAAGTGACAACATGAGGCCCCTGAAGGTAGTAAAGAATCTAAGAACAAGCAGAGTTGGGGAAGACCTCCATTTTGCTCAGATTTATGGTCTGCTGTTATTTCCCTATGGGTTTTCTGAAGGTCTAGCCCTCTTCTTCCTAAAGAGGTCCCATTTGACTCTGTAAACAAGGTCTTATACACGGGCAccaaattactgatttttttcggATGTGAACAGGTGGGCTTCCCAACACCATCTCCTTCagcctggaagaggaggaggagctggagggcAGAGGGTCAGCAGAATTCACGTGCTTCTCAGAGGACCTCGTGGCCGAGGAGCTGACCTACATGGACGCGGTACGTCTTCTCTTTGTGTCTCAGATGTGATTCCACTTAAACATGGGGGAGTGACAGTATTGGTGGGGCAATATGATTTAAGTCTTTTTGAATCCTTGAGAGAGGCTGTGCCTATAAATGCAGAGTTAAGATGTGACTTGAATCAATCATCTGAATAATTCAGGCCTAAGCTCTTCTTGCAAATCTGGAAGAAGGTGCTTTTTACTTGGAGCTCAAGACACAGAGGGAAGTAAGAATTCTAATCCTAGTGAAACAAAATCTACCCTGTTCCACAGTGTTTCTCCCTTCAGACTCATAAATATTTCAAGTTCTGAACTGTTTATTTGGAGGATCGTAAAGGGTCAAAGGATAAGTTAGGATAAAATGAATTCACCGAATCCACATGTGACCCTATCTGGCAGCCCATTTCCATGTGTGCTTCCTGTACTTTTgaagtttgaatatttttgttaGCTGTACATATTTGATTGTCAGTGACATTTCTTAGCTCAGTGTTAGCTAGTAAGtaccagtttctttcttttttttttttttttaaaggagacttTTAGGAATTATCACAACGGTTTTAGCTCTTCTGCACTTAACGAGTTTTGAGAAAGCAGGAGAGTTTCCATCTAATGAGGATGCAAGTAAGGTATCAGAAGTAAATCAGATAGTCTGTATGAAGTAAATCctggtgtttttcttttatacaaaTCCCTACACAAATTATACTGAATCGTTGTACAAATGAGAATCTGACTTGTTAAAAAACATTGGTCTTTTGGTTCCACAATGATAGCATAAGAGAAAGATGGAAAACTTTGTTGGttattatttttaggaaaagaCCTGGAAATCAGGATTTAaatccctctttcttccttctaccGTGTGATATGGAATAGTTTTTCCTATTGtatgttttttactttcttcattttaaagaatgtgGAATAGTGACATTGATGGGGGGGCATGTGCTGTCCGTCTGTGAGTCACTTTCAGGCAGTCAGTGAGCATCTAGTTGCATTATAGGTAGTTCATGATCATGAGTGCCCACAGTGCACCTTGGGTATGATATTGAAGTTAAAATAACCTTAACCACATTTATCTACCCTGGCTTTTCTtgcaagacagaaaattaaaaatgtctttagtcatttaaattttcttttggtcATTGTGTTCTATTTGCTCTGTTGAGCTGATTTTAAAAGATCACGTAGGCTTTTCTGATGCATTAATGTcttaattatttacttttgtcTATTGAAATGGACACCATGAGGCAAATCGAGTTGAAAAGGATTATTTGTCTTCACAAAATACCATCGTACAGATGCCCCAGATGATGTGCTTTGCCGTATAAAATGTCTCTGTTGTCTTAAAGTCAATTCCTCATTTGTTCTAGCAACTGTTCAAGAAAGTAGTGCCTCACCACTGCCTGGGCTGCATTTGGTCTCGAAGGgataagaaggaaaacaaacatttgGCTCCTACGATCCGTGCTACCATCTCTCAGTTTAataccctcaccaaatgtgttgtcagcaccatccTGGGGGGCAAAGAACTCAAAACTCAGCAGAGAGCCAGAATCATCGAGAAGTGGATTGACATTGCTCATGTAAttgtcttttcaaaattattctttgtgtttagtAAATATTAGAGCCTACTCCCATTACTTTGTTTAAAATGGTTTAGCCATTTGGTTGGAAAGGCTGTCAAAAGACTATGTTGAGGGcccatttggtggtggtggttgtttttgttgttcctaAAGTAAGGAAAAAAGTTGGCTTTCTTAACTTGggaacttgtttatttttcctcttaaaaaaaaaaaagatagttccCCCACTAGCTTCTTTCTGCTCGTGGGCCCCCACACTGCTGCTTTTCCAGGGAGAGACATTCTGTCTGCTTTTTCCTTTGTGTTCACCATGGGCTGTCAGTCTCTGCCCCACTTTCAGTGAATATAACCAAGGGTCTGAATGTGAAACAGATTGCTTTTCAACCCAAAATGATTACCCATGCCCCCTTCCAGTACCTGGAAGCATTACATCTTCTGCAGATTTGAAGAGCTGGTACCTTCTCAGAATCCTGAATCTCTTCTCTAAAGAACTGAAACACTTAGGCAGATCTCACATCCACCTGAGGCCTTTCTGGGGACCTCAGACCTGAATTTGGAGGGAGGAATCTGTTCCTAGGCCTGAATTACATTCTGCTGTTCAGTGGCTAGTCTCTCGGTTCAGTTTTTTACATGCTATATGGCTTTCATTTATCAGCATCTTATGTCATGTCTGAGGAAATGTCAAAAGTATTCAGTCAATGGTTACCATATATTTTGTGAGCTCCTCATGTATGTAAACTACAATATTATGTACTTTATGGACATAGCAGGATAGAACACTCTCCGCCTGGGCAGTAGAGGAGTAGGGCTGTGTGAGATGAGTACTGTGAAAGTGGATGAGGGAGAAATTACTGATTGGGGTGATCAAGGATGGCTTCATGgatgaggtgacatttgaatttaGCTTTGAATAATAGTTAGGATTTTGGGTATTTGAAGATTCGAGAAGGCATTTTTTTGTCTAGGCAGAAGAAATTACCTCAGCAAAATAATGATTTTGCAAAAGAATTACTATGTAAATATCCTATTAGTTTTTGCTCTGGGCTACATGGGTCAACCCTCAACCAAAACACATTTTGCTTTATATCCCACTAGATGTGTTTTTCATTAATCCCCTATCTGTAGGTCATAATGCCTAAgcctttcttttggtggctggcctgttacagggatcgaaccctggaccttggtgtcatcagcaccacactccaacccactgagtaactggccagcccatcccTAAGCCTTTCatattctctttcattgtttttgattAAAGAGCAAGGACATAATTGTGCCAGAGAATTTGCCTTGTTTTCCTTGTTTTGAGTCTTTAGGTAGTCTGTCACTACAGGATTtttagtatatgaaaaaaaaatgaacaagaaacatAAGAGTATAAGTTGCATTAGTAACTTACATTTCTCCTATTCTCAACAAGTAAAAGTTACAAAAGAAGTTCTGATATAGTGTTATATAGCATGGAATTTCTCCATCTTCGAATAAGAAAGTATTTGTGCCATAAATGCCACAGCATTTACAATCTTTTACATGTCTCAAAAGCAACTTTTATaagcaccacactaaccaactgaactaactggccagctctctcctcttctccgCTCTCCTGTGTCTGTGTTATTACCAGTCATCTGCTTTGTTTTCATAgttgtccatttgtttttatgatttgaaTTTACTCAAATCGATAGACTTTCACGTAACCTAGCTTTGATTTCAACTTCTATTGTGTAGCACTTCACGGATCCCAATTTTAACCTTGGGGTGTTTGCCAGGATGTATCCCCTGTAGGGTGCTCTGAACTCCAAGTTTGTTCCCTCAACCCTGAGATTCAGCTGAAAGCTCTACTTAGCTTCTCAGCTTCTGTTTCAGAATCAGTAACTGCATCTTAAGGAAAGTTCCAGTCTCCTCTTCTCAGAATCTAATCCCCACAAATCCTTACTAGTTGGTAGCTCACCATTAACTTCAAAGAGTAATTGTGTATGTGTTTCTCAGTTTTGTTACACATTGAAACCCTGACCTCTAATTTCTTTCTGTGCATCGTGTGAAGATAAGCTTTCCAAGTTGGCAGAATTTTCAGAGTAAGTCTATCTAGTCCAACTCCCATGCACTTATGTACACAGCTTGATATATCTATCACTTGAGAAAGTTAGATGAAAACCAAGTAAACGTTGGTATATTATGAATACAGTGCTATCAGAAATATTTGTGATTTAAGCCAAGAAGTACCAGAATTGTGTTTTAGGTTTTCACCAGATTGCAATGATTGACGTTGGGATTTTTGTCCTTGTATACCTGATTCTCCTAGAGTTGAGTAAATTAAGTCCTTTTCCCAGGTCCTCAGTAGGTACCCAGGGAGAGGGGATCTAATCCCAAAGCCCATACACTTTCTGCAGTCTCATGCAGCCCAGTGCTGTTGACTTGGGCATAGATCGATTCCTGGGGGTAGAGAGAAGAATCAGTGGTTGCCTCAAATATGGTAGTGTCCAGGGCCAAAAGATGAATGGTAGCATTTCTAAAATAATCTTTTCTCATTCCCAGGAACTAATAGGCACTCTGAGAACTGCTGAGCTTGGATTCCTGTTCTCTGCCCTTGGCAGCTACTTGCCCGACAAATCTGTGACTGGCTGCAAGTGGCAGTGGAACTCCTTTGGGCACCTGCCTCTGCAACTGAGGCCAGTGGCCTCAGAACATCAAGAGCTGCCCTTAATTGACAAGGAGGCATTCAACACAGGAAGGACAGTGAGATCGCAGGGTGCATCTGCTTTTCCCTGGAGAGTGCCTGCTGAGCCAACATCCTGAAGAAAGCCCACCTCCTGAAGAAAGCCCACCTCCATCCAGACCTTCATTCACAGCCCAATGGAGGTGGCAGCAGTCCTGTCAGGATTCCAGGTAGAGGCCAAGTGCCCTGTTTGTCTGGATGACCTGAGAGACCCCATCACCAGTGAATATGGGCACAACTTCAGTCTCTCCTGCATCAGACAATCCTGGGAGAATCTACAGGACAGTTTCCCTTGCCCTGTCTGTCGTCACCAATGCCAAGAGGGGGCCTTCAGGAGCAACACCCAGCTGGGAAGGATGATTGACATTGCCAGGCTACTCCACATCACCCGGAGCAAGAAGAAGAGGCAGAAAGATTTGTCCTTGTGTGAGAAGCACAACCAGGTCCTGACCCTTTTCTGTGATGAGGACCTAGAGGTGTTGTGTCCCCTGTGCACTCAGCCCCCTGACCACCAGGGCCACCACGTGAGACCCGTAGAGGAGGCCACCTCTCATCACAGGAAAAGGCTCCGCAGCTCCATCGAGCCCCTGAAGAAGCAAGTGGCGGACGTTCAGAAGCTACTGGCCGCCCAAGACAGAGAACTATTAGAACTGAGAGAGAAGGTggaaaaccaggcacagaaagtgtcCTGTGAATTTGAGCACCTGACTCAGTTTCTAGAACATAATCAACGGGCAGTTTTCTCAAGGTTAgctgaggaagagaaggacatTCAACAGAAACTCAGTGCAAACAGAACAGCATTTTCATACCACATTGCCACTGTCAAAGGTCTGCTAACGGAGGTGGCCGAGAAGAGTGTGATGTCGGAAGTGGAGCTGCTGAGGGACATCAGGAGCATCCTGGGCAGGTGTGAAGGCCTGAAACCTCCCGCGCTCTATTCCTTCCAGTTAAAGAGAGAAGCGTGCTGTCTGCCTCCACAGAATGTGGCTCTTCGAAAGATTATACAGAGGTTTAGAGAAGAGGTGACTCTAGATCCCGAGACAGCACACCCTAATCTGCTTGTCTCCGAGGATAAGAAATGTGTGACATTcgtgaagaaaaagcaaagagttCATCGGAATCCGAGGAGATTTACAGTGTCTCCAGTCGTCCTGGGTTCTGAGGGATTCGATTCCGGCCGGCATTACTGGGAGGTCCAAGTGGATGACAAGCCTAAATGGACCGTGGGGGTCTGTAAAGACTCCCTTTCCAGGAAGGGAAAGCAGTCCCCATCGGGACAGAACAGACGCTGGACAGTTCAGCTGCGGAATGGTGACTATGTGGCTCAAGGTGCGGTTCCAGTCACTCTGCTGCTGATGGAAAAGCCCAGAGGGATTGGTGTTTATCTGGACTATGAGCTGGGCGAGATTTCCTTCTACAATTTGAATGACAGGTCTCACATCCATCCTTTCACTGACACATTTTCTGAAGTTCTGAAGCCTTAGTTCCGTGTGGGATGTGATTCAAAACCTCTTACCATCTGTGCAGTAACAGGCTGTGAAGGATGAACTGTGACATTGCTTCGTTTTCTTCCTGTAATTTATGGACAGTAGGTAGAATATTATACAACTATCAGTCCATTTAGCacaacaaaaaacttttaaatctaCTTCTATCGCTTGCCAgatagctctgttggttagagtttagctttataacaccagggtcaagggtttggatctccatatggccagctgtcaaaaaaataaaaaataaaaataatttttaaatatacatacttcTATAACTTAAACCAATGAGgaaattttactcattttttttttccattttgttttaaaaacagcatatgtggaaactaaataCAGGGATTAGCTGTAAAGTGTTTCTGGAGTTCTAAGTCGAGAGCATAAAATTGTACTTTCACAGCTccaataaattttgtgtttatttacatattttctacaCCTGTGCATTTACCGATTTCAAATTTGTATCTTAATTCTAGGTGGCAGAGAAGACATCATTGTGGGAGACAATTTTCTGAGGGTCTCCTCTTTCTGAACTTATTGGGAACAAGACACTGATTGCTCAAGACTAGTTTCAAGGATGTTTTTAGGGGGAACAGCCTTGGAAGTGAGAGATGGTACCTCCATCCAGAATAGAGTTCAGGTTTGTTTACTGTTtagtataataaagataatgtctcccTCCAAGGAACAGAAGTTCAGGCAGATTTACTGCTGATTATAAAGGATTTGAGTTGTTATTTACCAGTGGTGTGTTCTAAACTATCACCTGAAATATAGAGGTTATAGCTATGATGCCAAATAATTATGAAGATCAAGTGAGATGttgcgcgcgcacgcacgcacgcacacacacacacacacacacacacacacacctgggacATAATTGATGTAGAAAAAGATCAGTTTTTTCTTAAGTCTGTTATAAAGTTTCCTTGGTTTGACATTTTGGGGGCctagtaaaattttatatttttgatttggAACAGTGAAGCCAATAGATTGTTTCTGTTTCCCTCCCACCGTTGGAGAGATTTCTTCATGTCACCACAGACTTCAAAGAGGCTGCCACTTTTCTCTCTAGTTCTAGCATTAAGTATGTTTCTGTTCTATTCCTGGTTTACATGGATGTCTATTTCGATTGAGTGTGGCTCAgatattattctttatattatgAAAAGAAGCACACAAGAGGGGATTGACACACATAGGCacaatttaaagaagaataaaattcctatgtataaaacacaaattaagaaataaaacatcacaGTCTGTGGAAAACCTCACTGTATATCACCCTCATTTCTCTCACCCTTGAGACAACTACCTTGATTTGACATTACTAATTTTCTTGAGAGTACTCAACTTGAAATGAAATGATTCTAAATAGCAAAACCAGACCATGAGAAAGTCTGAAACTCAGTAAAGGTAAATAGACAAAAAATTTTATGTTACTATAAAGATGGTGAATAAATCACTTTTAAGTGTGCTATAAAAGTTAAACgacaaaagtattttaaaaaattataactatgTAGTCAATAATactttgcatatttcaaaatagcagaaagaaagcattttgaatgttctcactacaaagaaatgataaatgtctcaGGCGATGGAGATGCCAATtactctaattttattattacattttatatactgtattgaaatattacactgtaccccatacatatgtaccattattatgtatcaattaaaaatatataagtcattttttaaaagaaagctgtACCTAAATTATGCTAGTGGATACATAATACAAATAGATGCAAATTTTGACATCAATGGCATAAAATATGTGGATAGGACAGAGAAAGTGGAGAGTTCTTGTATGCAAGGGAAGCTAAGTTTTTATTagcttaaaatagacttttattttatgttctttttccaccactgacaccaaaaaaaaaaaaaaaagatattttatgttaaagcccttggtaaccacaaagaaaatacctatGTAAGTTACACAGAAGACAGAAGAACAAAAATCtatcactaccaaaaaaaaaaaaaaaaaaaccccaacataaacagaaaaaggacaaga is a window from the Cynocephalus volans isolate mCynVol1 chromosome 9, mCynVol1.pri, whole genome shotgun sequence genome containing:
- the LOC134386433 gene encoding ral guanine nucleotide dissociation stimulator-like 1 isoform X2, whose product is MSHFPYALKEITKHRRKETNKSAIVSILRAWLDQRVEDFREPPHFPCLQKLLDYLKRMMPGSDPERRAQNLLEQFQKQEVETDSGLPNTISFSLEEEEELEGRGSAEFTCFSEDLVAEELTYMDAQLFKKVVPHHCLGCIWSRRDKKENKHLAPTIRATISQFNTLTKCVVSTILGGKELKTQQRARIIEKWIDIAHELIGTLRTAELGFLFSALGSYLPDKSVTGCKWQWNSFGHLPLQLRPVASEHQELPLIDKEAFNTGRTVRSQGASAFPWRVPAEPTS
- the LOC134386433 gene encoding tripartite motif-containing protein 75-like isoform X1; the protein is MEVAAVLSGFQVEAKCPVCLDDLRDPITSEYGHNFSLSCIRQSWENLQDSFPCPVCRHQCQEGAFRSNTQLGRMIDIARLLHITRSKKKRQKDLSLCEKHNQVLTLFCDEDLEVLCPLCTQPPDHQGHHVRPVEEATSHHRKRLRSSIEPLKKQVADVQKLLAAQDRELLELREKVENQAQKVSCEFEHLTQFLEHNQRAVFSRLAEEEKDIQQKLSANRTAFSYHIATVKGLLTEVAEKSVMSEVELLRDIRSILGRCEGLKPPALYSFQLKREACCLPPQNVALRKIIQRFREEVTLDPETAHPNLLVSEDKKCVTFVKKKQRVHRNPRRFTVSPVVLGSEGFDSGRHYWEVQVDDKPKWTVGVCKDSLSRKGKQSPSGQNRRWTVQLRNGDYVAQGAVPVTLLLMEKPRGIGVYLDYELGEISFYNLNDRSHIHPFTDTFSEVLKP